tTACGACTCATCAAGCCGTCGAGTCGCAGGTTGACTGTGTTGGTACCGGTGGGGTGGATGACGTTGTTGTAGTGGGCACTAGCCTTGATGTTTGTGGGAGGAAAGACTCGGACAGAGTGGTGAGGGATCTCGTTCTCAGGCAGAGAGCGCTTCACGGGAATGGTTCTCTCAAATCGCACGGGCGCGCAAGTGCCAGAGGTAGAGTTGATGCCGCGAGTGACGTAGGCATCGGCCTTGAACTCGTAGGAGATGGCGGCCAGAGGGGTATCCATGGTAGCGGGGAGGTGACCACCGAGGAGGATAGAAAAGGGATATGCGTGACGACCCTTTCGAAGAGTGGTAGGGTGAGCGAGCAGTTGCCAGGCCTGGAGCTCAGTGTACTGGTTCTGGCAGTCGGTGCAGTGGCTCTGGAAGGGTCGCTTCTGGAAGACGTGAAGCTTCAGGGATGCCGAGAAGCTGCCAATTTCGACAGCttcctccttgacgtcgAGGAACATCTGGCCCGTGATGAGGGCTCCGGTGCTGTCCTCGGCATTGCCATGGAAGACAACCGGGGGGCTCTCGATGCTCCAGTCGATGGAAACGGCAGAAACCTGATCCTTGCTCGACTTGCCAAAAGGCAGCGAGATGCGGTGGTGCTTCTTGACGGCGTCTGCGAGGTCGGGCATTCTGACGGCGTGAACTTCTGGTCGATCCTCACCATCAGATGTGTAAGGGCTGTTTGTGCGTGATCGAGCGACCTTCTTGATCTGCGCAATGTTGCCCGATGAAGTACGGAGGAAGTTGGCCACGCGGTGGGGCATGGCTGCTAAGACTGAAGGAGCGACCTTTTGTAAGTCGCTCTAGAAAGGAAGTTGCGGTGGGGGGTTGGCGGGTAAGAACGTTCCAGGGACGGGCCCTTGGAAGTCGGCGGCTAATAAGTAGCAGAGACGAGTTTTTGCAAAATCTCTGCACGCTGATGTAATTCTGTCTTGTCGACGCCGGCGCCGATGGCGGGTGCTTCGATTTGATGGCGTCAACCGGGCGGGAGATGGCCAGGGGCAATTGTGCTGTTTTGAGGGTGGCCTTGTGACTTGTTGCAGTCCCTAGTAATGCAATGACGATGCCTTCAAGGGTCCTTTTTAGTTCAGGGAGCCTTGTTCGTGTGCAAAGGGTGTGTGGTCGGCAGGGTTTGGAAGCCGGGTATAAGCTGCAGGTTCTGAGAGCCGATGGCGGGGCGATTCTTGGTTTTCGCTCTTTTCAAGGTCAGGTGCCTCGATTATATGGATGGTCTGCAGAAAGAACGAGTGACTGAAATCAGAACTGGAGATGTGGTCTCGAGTTGATGTCCGTCTGCAAGGTCAATTGTGGTTGACTGTCTTGAATCGTTCGGTCTTGGGTTTCTTCGAAAGCTTCGATCGCGTGTAAGTGACGACGATGGCTTGTAAGTGGGAGGGCGGTGGGTTTGTGGTTGGTGTGAGTGCTTGTTGATTGTGTGTGCTGTGAACCTTGTTCAAGTCTGGGGAACTCGATATTCAAGTCGAGATGAGTATGGGGAAGAATGGAGAGAGACTCTTCCTAAACAGAGAGGCagagggcatcaccaagactAAATATCTGATCTCAGGGCGACGACTCGCAGAGAGCTC
This Fusarium keratoplasticum isolate Fu6.1 chromosome 6, whole genome shotgun sequence DNA region includes the following protein-coding sequences:
- a CDS encoding LDB19 domain-containing protein, which encodes MPHRVANFLRTSSGNIAQIKKVARSRTNSPYTSDGEDRPEVHAVRMPDLADAVKKHHRISLPFGKSSKDQVSAVSIDWSIESPPVVFHGNAEDSTGALITGQMFLDVKEEAVEIGSFSASLKLHVFQKRPFQSHCTDCQNQYTELQAWQLLAHPTTLRKGRHAYPFSILLGGHLPATMDTPLAAISYEFKADAYVTRGINSTSGTCAPVRFERTIPVKRSLPENEIPHHSVRVFPPTNIKASAHYNNVIHPTGTNTVNLRLDGLMSRNEKAKTIDFWRLKKVTWRLEETIKTVAPACERHAPAQAQDPEKKGLPRNEVRVLGEKHLHEGWKSDFTGTDGKVEMEFDYFANQYKSHSKELKYACDTKSHDGIEVTHSLLIELVVSREYAPEGKPQLATQTGTGRILRMHYGVVMTDHAGMGVSWDNEAPPVYQDVPPSPPAYPMQESPIEYESLEQLDAHRLSVSNSSIDSRQS